Proteins found in one Oncorhynchus mykiss isolate Arlee chromosome 17, USDA_OmykA_1.1, whole genome shotgun sequence genomic segment:
- the LOC118940023 gene encoding ethanolamine-phosphate cytidylyltransferase-like, which translates to MIKNGHHTSNEQGIESGAKQGDLACSPEKRKRSVRVWCDGCYDMVHYGHSNQLRQAKAMGDYLIVGVHTDEEISKHKGPPVFTQAERYKMVRAIKWVDEIVEGAPYVTTLDTLDKYNSDFCVHGDDITLTVDGKDTYAEVKREGRYRECRRTQGVSTTDLVGRMLLMTKTHHSNIDNSDYQQHTDNFGKGPKGHSPWTGVSQFLQTSQKIIQFASGKEAQPGDTIIYVAGAFDLFHIGHVDFLETVYKQAERPYVIVGLHFDQEVNRYKGKNYPIMNIHERTLSVLACRYVSEVVIGAPYAVGKDLLDHFKVDLVCHGKTEVFPDRDTADPYAEPKKRGIFRTVDSGNGLTTDDIVQRIIKNRLLFEARNQKKEAKEIAVYEAMKSQAEGEQAGDSAQAAQ; encoded by the exons ATGATCAAGAACGGTCACCACACATCGAATGAGCAGGGAATAGAGAGCGGTGCTAAGCAGGGAGACTTGGCTTGCAGCCCAGAGAAGAGGAAGCGATCTGTCCGGGTGTGGTGTGATGGCTG TTATGACATGGTGCACTACGGCCACTCCAACCAGCTGAGACAGGCTAAGGCCATGGGAGATTACCTCATCGTTGGAGTACATACAgatg aagaGATCTCGAAGCACAAGGGTCCTCCTGTCTTCACCCAGGCAGAGAG GTATAAGATGGTGCGGGCTATCAAGTGGGTGGATGAGATCGTAGAGGGTGCTCCCTACGTCACCACACTGGACACACTGGACAAATACAACAGTGACTTCTGCGTCCACGGAG ATGACATCACTCTGACGGTGGACGGTAAGGACACGTATgcggaggtgaagagagagggccGCTACCGGGAGTGTAGACGCACCCAGGGGGTCTCCACCACAGACCTGGTGGGCCGCATGCTGCTCATGACTAAAACCCACCACAGTAACATC GACAACTCAGACTACCAACAGCACACGGACAACTTTGGGAAG GGTCCTAAGGGTCACAGTCCATGGACAGGAGTGTCCCAGTTCCTCCAGACTTCCCAGAAGATCATCCAGTTTGCCTCAGGAAAGGAGGCCCAACCTGGGGACACCATCATCTACGTAGCCGGGGCCTTCGACCTCTTCC ACATTGGTCATGTTGACTTCCTGGAGACGGTCTACAAACAGGCTGAGAGGCCTTACGTCATCGTGGGACTGCACTTTGACcag GAAGTGAATCGCTACAAAGGGAAGAACTACCCAATCATGAACATCCACGAGAGAACCCTGAGTGTCCTGGCCTGCAGG tatGTATCAGAGGTGGTGATTGGGGCTCCCTACGCTGTGGGTAAAGATCTGCTGGACCACTTCAag GTGGACCTGGTGTGTCATGGGAAGACAGAGGTGTTTCCTGACAGGGACACTGCAGACCCTTATGCT gagCCTAAGAAGAGAGGTATCTTCCGTACAGTAGACAGTGGTAACGGTTTGACCACCGATGACATCGTACAGAGAATCATCAAGAACCG gctgCTGTTTGAGGCAAGGAACCAGAAGAAGGAGGCCAAGGAGATTGCGGTGTATGAGGCGATGAAAAGCCAGGCAGAGGGAGAGCAGGCCGGGGACTCGGCCCAGGCAGCACAGTAA